The sequence GAAAATAATTCAACAATTCCTGGGGAATTAACCCGTCAATTCCACCATCTTGAACTCCTTATTTGTGCTTAACAATTGATTAGAATTAACTGAAACTAAAGTAGGTTTCGGGTAAGAATAGCTTTTCTTAAAACCAGCATAGGAATGCTGAAGGGTCAGGCTGGCCAGATAACCTAAGCTAATCAGCAAAAATACCTTTTGAGGATAGAGCGTTTGACCGTAATTATTTTCCGATTTGACTAACGTAATCGCCTTCATCACCCCACTTACAGAATACAACTGATGGAAAACAAGCCCGGAAACTTTCGCTGGACGGTAGTTACTCTACTGTTTTTTGCCACCACCATTAATTACCTCGACCGGCAGGTAATTGGTCTGCTTAAGCCTTCTCTTGAAAGCGAATTTAGTTGGACCGAAACCGATTATAGCCGGATCGTAATGGCCTTTGCAACGGCTTATGCCATTGGCTTACTGCTCTTTGGCCGAGTTATTGACCGCATCGGCACTAAATTAGGGTACACCATTTCGTTAATTGCCTGGAGTTTTGCCGCCATTGCTCACGCCTTTGCCACTAGCACATTCGGGTTTGGTGTTGCACGGGCTGCCCTCGGCCTGGGCGAATCGGGTAACTTCCCGGCAGCGATCAAGGCCGTGGCCGAATGGTTTCCCAAAAAAGAGCGAGCCTTCGCAACGGGTATTTTTAACTCCGGAGCCAACATCGGCGCTGTAGTCGCCCCCGTTATGGTCCCCTGGATTCTGGGCGCTTATGGCTGGGAAGAAGCCTTTATCATTACGGGTGCCATCGGTTTTATCTGGTTAATTTTCTGGATCATTTATTACGAAGTGCCTGCTCGCCAAAAACGTGTAACACAGGCTGAACTGGCTTATATCCATAGTGATAATGAGGTAGAATCCGTAAATGCCAAGCCCGTTCAGTGGGGCAAGCTATTTGGTATCCGGCAAACCTGGGCATTTGTCTTTGGCAAAATGCTGACCGACCCGATCTGGTGGTTTTTCTTATTCTGGCTTCCCTCCTATTTCTCGACAACCTTCAATCTGGATCTCAAAAAACCAAGCCTGCCTCTTGTGATCGTCTACACAGCCACAACCATTGGTAGTATTGGCGGGGGTTATCTATCATCCTATTTAATTCGGCGGGGCTGGGGTGTATTCAGAGCCCGGAAGACGGCTATGTTGTTGTTTGCCGTGGCTGTTGTACCGATTATGGCGGCCCGGTATGCTACTGATATCTGGCAGGCCGTAGCGCTGATTAGTCTGGCAGCAGCCGCGCACCAAGCATGGAGCGCCAATATTTATACAACGGCCTCCGATGTTTTTCCAAAGAAAGCATTGAGCTCTGTAATTGGTATCGGGGGTATGGCTGGCTCAGTAGGCGGTATCTTGTTCCCATTGCTTGTTGGCTGGTTATTAGACACGTACAAAGCAGCTGGTAATTTGAATGGCGGTTATAACCTGATCTTCATTATTTGTGGCAGTGCGTATCTGATCGCGTGGGCAATCATGCACTTCTTTACGCCACGCATGGAGATGGTAAATCTTGATGAGCCAACAGAATCCCCAAAACCCGAAGTGGTATCGTAATAGCATTTTTTAAAATGCGTAAGATCAAACAAGAAGCCCGACGTTTGCGCGTCGGGCTTCTTGTTTGATCTTATCACTATTTACCCTCCATCGGCAAGGTCACATCTACAATTTTGGTAGCCTGACCGCTTTTTCGTTCTTCGATCTGCTCCAGAAGTTTTAAACCCATTAACCCGTTCAGCGAACCTTCAGATCCATTGCCGGTGCCATTTATGACAATGTCGGGGATGACGCGAATATGGCCTTTACCAATTTC comes from Spirosoma aureum and encodes:
- a CDS encoding MFS transporter, producing the protein MENKPGNFRWTVVTLLFFATTINYLDRQVIGLLKPSLESEFSWTETDYSRIVMAFATAYAIGLLLFGRVIDRIGTKLGYTISLIAWSFAAIAHAFATSTFGFGVARAALGLGESGNFPAAIKAVAEWFPKKERAFATGIFNSGANIGAVVAPVMVPWILGAYGWEEAFIITGAIGFIWLIFWIIYYEVPARQKRVTQAELAYIHSDNEVESVNAKPVQWGKLFGIRQTWAFVFGKMLTDPIWWFFLFWLPSYFSTTFNLDLKKPSLPLVIVYTATTIGSIGGGYLSSYLIRRGWGVFRARKTAMLLFAVAVVPIMAARYATDIWQAVALISLAAAAHQAWSANIYTTASDVFPKKALSSVIGIGGMAGSVGGILFPLLVGWLLDTYKAAGNLNGGYNLIFIICGSAYLIAWAIMHFFTPRMEMVNLDEPTESPKPEVVS